A region of Sugiyamaella lignohabitans strain CBS 10342 chromosome A, complete sequence DNA encodes the following proteins:
- the YTM1 gene encoding Ytm1p (Constituent of 66S pre-ribosomal particles; forms a complex with Nop7p and Erb1p that is required for maturation of the large ribosomal subunit; has seven C-terminal WD repeats; GO_component: GO:0070545 - PeBoW complex [Evidence IDA,IPI] [PMID 16287855]; GO_component: GO:0005730 - nucleolus [Evidence IEA,IEA]; GO_component: GO:0005730 - nucleolus [Evidence IDA] [PMID 11583614]; GO_component: GO:0005654 - nucleoplasm [Evidence IEA]; GO_component: GO:0005634 - nucleus [Evidence IEA,IEA]; GO_component: GO:0005634 - nucleus [Evidence IDA] [PMID 11914276]; GO_component: GO:0030687 - preribosome, large subunit precursor [Evidence IEA]; GO_component: GO:0030687 - preribosome, large subunit precursor [Evidence IDA] [PMID 11583614]; GO_component: GO:0030687 - preribosome, large subunit precursor [Evidence IDA] [PMID 17443350]; GO_function: GO:0003674 - molecular_function [Evidence ND]; GO_function: GO:0043021 - ribonucleoprotein complex binding [Evidence IEA]; GO_process: GO:0051276 - chromosome organization [Evidence IGI] [PMID 10454593]; GO_process: GO:0000466 - maturation of 5.8S rRNA from tricistronic rRNA transcript (SSU-rRNA, 5.8S rRNA, LSU-rRNA) [Evidence IEA]; GO_process: GO:0000463 - maturation of LSU-rRNA from tricistronic rRNA transcript (SSU-rRNA, 5.8S rRNA, LSU-rRNA) [Evidence IEA]; GO_process: GO:0006364 - rRNA processing [Evidence IEA]; GO_process: GO:0042273 - ribosomal large subunit biogenesis [Evidence IEA]; GO_process: GO:0042273 - ribosomal large subunit biogenesis [Evidence IMP,IPI] [PMID 11583614]; GO_process: GO:0042273 - ribosomal large subunit biogenesis [Evidence IPI] [PMID 15100437]; GO_process: GO:0042254 - ribosome biogenesis [Evidence IEA,IEA]) yields the protein MSEGANTRQVQIRLVTRDTELQVPDAPLYVPVSLKRYGLSEVVNQLLDQDTPIPFDFLIDGKLLRSSLDGYLIANGLSNETTITLEYARSILPPSFLASFAHQDWVSAVSISRNKATQKIATGSYDGVVRLWNHSGSVTHQLVGHNAAVKAVQWTDASRLVSGGSDRILYLWKFANNNSNEETHDNDDEDDEDAASGKKGSIVAVLQGHTASVDDLAYNKSTKQIVSASADSTLKVWSSNYKELPAAETLAKSSSTASQKRRRVAAASLTSSRTRGALSTLTGHSAPVTGVVYHHTDNHVVYSVSQDHTVRTWDTATESLVDTKTTSFPLLSIASLGPHTGLLACGSSARHITLIDPRTTTTTSQAQLIGHTNFVVSLAPSPDNHYMFCSGSHDGTTRIWDVRAQKSVYVISRESGESPTAVYGVDWDTTVGIASAGQDKKLQINSAAFSKK from the coding sequence ATGTCCGAGGGTGCTAATACAAGACAGGTGCAAATCCGCCTGGTCACACGGGATACAGAGCTTCAGGTTCCCGATGCTCCTTTATATGTTCCTGTCAGTTTGAAGAGATACGGTCTTTCAGAGGTTGTCAACCAGCTACTGGACCAAGATACTCCCATTCcatttgatttcttgatcGATGGTAAACTTCTCAGATCTTCTTTAGATGGATATTTGATTGCCAACGGTCTCAGTAACGAAACTACCATCACTTTAGAATACGCGCGATCCATTCTCCCCCCTTCGTTTCTTGCGTCATTTGCCCATCAAGACTGGGTGTCTGCTGTGTCCATTAGCAGAAACAAAGCCACTCAAAAGATTGCAACTGGTTCATATGACGGTGTAGTAAGGCTATGGAACCACTCGGGTTCTGTAACCCACCAGCTGGTTGGCCacaatgctgctgtcaagGCTGTTCAATGGACTGATGCCAGTCGATTAGTGTCAGGAGGTTCAGATAGAATCCTGTACCTATGGAAATTCGCaaacaataacagcaaTGAAGAAACGcatgataatgatgatgaagacgatgaagacgCTGCTTCTGGAAAGAAAGGATCAATTGTAGCAGTTCTACAGGGCCACACTGCTTCTGTAGACGATCTGGCTTATAACAAATCCACCAAGCAAATCGTGTCTGCCTCTGCTGATAGCACCTTGAAAGTGTGGTCTTCCAACTATAAAGAACTTCCTGCTGCCGAGACACTTGCCAAGTCATCATCCACAGCATCTCAAAAACGTCGTCGAGTCGCAGCTGCGTCTCTGACATCTTCTCGTACCCGAGGAGCTCTGTCGACTCTGACAGGCCACTCTGCACCAGTCACTGGTGTAGTATATCACCATACGGACAACCATGTGGTATACTCTGTTTCTCAAGATCATACTGTGAGAACCTGGGATACTGCCACTGAGTCCCTTGTCGATACCAAGACCACATCGTTCCCACTGCTGTCCATCGCCAGCTTGGGTCCACATACTGGACTTCTGGCATGTGGCTCGTCAGCACGTCACATCACTCTTATAGACCCCAgaaccaccactaccacctCGCAGGCACAACTCATCGGCCACACGAACTTCGTAGTCTCACTGGCTCCTTCCCCCGACAACCACTACATGTTCTGCTCCGGCTCGCACGACGGCACCACCCGTATCTGGGACGTACGGGCCCAAAAGTCTGTCTATGTCATCTCTCGCGAGTCCGGCGAATCGCCCACCGCCGTCTACGGCGTCGACTGGGACACCACCGTCGGCATCGCCAGCGCCGGCCAGGACAAGAAGCTCCAAATCAACTCTGCTGCCTTCAGCAAAAAGTAA
- the GFA1 gene encoding glutamine--fructose-6-phosphate transaminase (isomerizing) GFA1 (Glutamine-fructose-6-phosphate amidotransferase; catalyzes the formation of glucosamine-6-P and glutamate from fructose-6-P and glutamine in the first step of chitin biosynthesis; GFA1 has a paralogous region, comprising ORFs YMR084W-YMR085W, that arose from the whole genome duplication; GO_component: GO:0005575 - cellular_component [Evidence ND]; GO_function: GO:0030246 - carbohydrate binding [Evidence IEA]; GO_function: GO:0004360 - glutamine-fructose-6-phosphate transaminase (isomerizing) activity [Evidence IEA,IEA]; GO_function: GO:0004360 - glutamine-fructose-6-phosphate transaminase (isomerizing) activity [Evidence IDA] [PMID 2656689]; GO_function: GO:0008483 - transaminase activity [Evidence IEA]; GO_function: GO:0016740 - transferase activity [Evidence IEA]; GO_process: GO:0006048 - UDP-N-acetylglucosamine biosynthetic process [Evidence IEA]; GO_process: GO:0016051 - carbohydrate biosynthetic process [Evidence IEA]; GO_process: GO:0005975 - carbohydrate metabolic process [Evidence IEA]; GO_process: GO:0034221 - fungal-type cell wall chitin biosynthetic process [Evidence IGI] [PMID 11895440]; GO_process: GO:0006541 - glutamine metabolic process [Evidence IEA]; GO_process: GO:0008152 - metabolic process [Evidence IEA]), which produces MDLVTVGLRVRELAIPGARAMEAGLQRQEYRGYDSAGLAVDGDKAGEVEIFRSVGKVKALAEVINNAKINTEKVFDCHAGIAHTRWATHGQPKTVNCHPQRSDPNSEFTVVHNGIITNYREIRELLTSKGFKFESETDTEVIAKFFKYIYDSNKQHNLDFSQLAKLVIIELEGAYGLLIKSIHYQDEVVATRKGSPLLVGVKTEKKLKTDFVDVEFPDTLEELSSVPADANSNINGTANGLLIPKDNLRHSVSRAFMSDEGIPMAAEFFLASDPAAVVEHTKKVLFLEDDDIAHIYDGQLHIHRSSNEVGASTIRSIQTLEMELAEIMKGSFDHFMQKEIFEQPESVINTMRGRVDFETNTITLGGLRSYLTTIRRCRRLIMIACGTSYHSCLATRAIFEELTEIPVSVELASDFLDRRSPVFRDDTVVFVSQSGETADTILALQYCLDRGALTVGIVNSVGSSISRQTHCGVHINAGPEIGVASTKAYTSQYIALVMMALSLSDDSLSKSARRLEIIEGLKNISEQISKVLELNDSIKTMCDETLSDQKSLLLLGRGYQHATALEGALKIKEISYMHSEGVLAGELKHGVLALVDENLPIIVMATRDSLFPKVMSAVQQVVARSGNPIIICNPGDKFDPKYKTLEVPATVDCLQGLLNVIPLQLMSYWLAVRKGIDVDFPRNLAKSVTVE; this is translated from the exons ATGGATCTGGTTACAGTCGGGTTGCGAGTTCGTGAACTAGCGATTCCTGGTGCTCGAGCGATGGAAGCC GGTCTGCAGCGTCAAGAGTACCGTGGTTATGACTCAGCTGGTTTGGCTGTTGACGGTGACAAGGCTGGTGAGGTCGAGATCTTCCGCTCTGTCGGTAAGGTCAAGGCTTTGGCTGAGGTCATTAACAATGCCAAGATCAATACTGAAAAGGTATTTGACTGCCACGCTGGTATTGCTCACACCAGATGGGCTACTCACGGTCAACCCAAGACTGTCAACTGTCACCCTCAAAGATCAGATCCCAACAGTGAATTCACTGTTGTACACAACGGTATTATTACCAATTACAGAGAAATCCGTGAATTGTTGACTTCCAAGGGCTTCAAATTCGAGTCTGAGACCGATACTGAAGTCATTGCCAAGTTcttcaaatatatttatgatTCCAATAAGCAACACAACCTTGATTTCAGCCAGCTGGCCAAGTTGGTTATTATTGAGCTCGAGGGTGCTTATGGTTTGTTGATTAAGTCTATTCACTATCAAGACGAGGTTGTTGCTACCAGAAAGGGATCTCCTTTGTTGGTTGGTGTTAAGACTgagaagaagctcaagACCGATTTCGTCGATGTCGAGTTCCCTGATACTTTAGAGGAGCTTAGCAGCGTGCCTGCTGATGCTAACAGCAACATTAACGGTACCGCCAACGGACTTCTCATTCCTAAGGATAACTTACGTCACTCTGTTTCCAGAGCATTCATGTCTGACGAAGGAATCCCCATGGCTGCTGAATTCTTCCTTGCATctgatcctgctgctgtcgtTGAGCACACCAAGAAAGTCTTGTTCCTTGAGGACGACGATATTGCTCACATTTACGATGGTCAATTGCACATTCACCGTAGCAGCAACGAGGTTGGTGCTTCGACTATCAGATCTATCCAGACTCTTGAAATGGAACTGGCCGAGATTATGAAGGGTTCTTTTGACCACTTCATGCAAAAGGAGATCTTCGAGCAACCAGAGTCTGTCATTAACACAATGAGAGGTAgagttgattttgagaCAAACACCATCACTCTGGGTGGTCTACGATCTTACCTGACTACAATCCGCAGATGCAGAAGACTGATTATGATTGCCTGTGGTACCTCATACCACTCGTGTTTGGCTACCAGAGCCATTTTCGAGGAGTTGACCGAGATTCCTGTCTCTGTTGAGCTGGCATCTGATTTCCTTGACCGCAGATCGCCTGTTTTCCGTGACGATACTGTTGTGTTTGTTTCACAATCTGGTGAGACTGCTGATACCATTCTTGCTCTCCAATACTGTTTGGACCGCGGTGCTCTTACTGTGGGTATTGTTAACAGTGTCGGTTCGTCCATTTCTCGTCAAACTCACTGTGGTGTCCACATCAACGCCGGTCCTGAAATCGGTGTAGCTTCTACTAAGGCATACACTTCACAATACATTGCTCTCGTTATGATGGCCTTGTCACTATCTGACGACAGTCTTTCTAAGAGTGCCCGTCGTCTTGAGATCATCGAGGGTTTGAAGAACATTTCCGAGCAGATTTCTAAGGTTCTTGAGCTCAACGACTCGATTAAGACCATGTGTGATGAGACTCTTTCCGACCAGAAGTCGCTTCTTTTGCTTGGAAGAGGTTACCAACATGCCACTGCCTTGGAAGGTGCTCTTAAGATCAAGGAAATCTCATACATGCACTCTGAGGGTGTTCTTGCTGGAGAACTTAAGCACGGTGTTCTTGCACTAGTCGACGAGAACCTTCCTATTATCGTCATGGCCACTAGAGACTCGCTGTTCCCCAAGGTCATGAGTGCCGTCCAACAAGTGGTGGCCCGTTCTGGTAACcccatcatcatctgcaACCCTGGCGACAAGTTCGACCCCAAGTACAAGACCCTCGAGGTGCCAGCCACTGTCGACTGTTTGCAGGGACTGCTGAACGTGATCCCACTGCAGCTCATGAGCTACTGGCTCGCTGTCCGCAAGGGCATCGACGTCGATTTCCCCCGAAACCTGGCCAAGTCGGTCACCGTCGAGTAA
- the BSC6 gene encoding Bsc6p (hypothetical protein with 8 putative transmembrane segments; ORF exhibits genomic organization compatible with a translational readthrough-dependent mode of expression; GO_component: GO:0030137 - COPI-coated vesicle [Evidence IDA] [PMID 14562095]; GO_component: GO:0005794 - Golgi apparatus [Evidence IEA,IEA]; GO_component: GO:0030136 - clathrin-coated vesicle [Evidence IDA] [PMID 14562095]; GO_component: GO:0016021 - integral component of membrane [Evidence IEA,IEA]; GO_component: GO:0016021 - integral component of membrane [Evidence ISM] [PMID 12192589]; GO_component: GO:0016020 - membrane [Evidence IEA]; GO_function: GO:0003674 - molecular_function [Evidence ND]; GO_process: GO:0008150 - biological_process [Evidence ND]; GO_process: GO:0055085 - transmembrane transport [Evidence IEA]; GO_process: GO:0006810 - transport [Evidence IEA]), with product MAEKINAEEARQKSAGELDYQENKQNNTETLTLSVPPSDPEDHLYDWNYPIRNIFRVAAGYYSFIICGMNDSSIGVLIPTLEPYYGLDYLLVSLAFLAPFIGYSIAALISDKIHRLIGRCGVGIMGASCQVICYIVVCTAPPFPVFVIMYGIAGFGNGSIDSTVNSWVGGLKHSNEALGLLHGCYGLGGTICPAIFTAMIGHGIRWNHCYFLLIGMGATSILAFASAFWGETAVKYKQEVEKDVTNSMTEERRGDIENSSHDVDTTVGEASNDNKIMLRVVSDRLVWMLSITLFVYLGASVSFGGWISTFMIQVRHGAKDKMGYVTTGFWAGLTVGRMTLGFLVGHFQAEDYFVIFFILVSLASVLIVWLVPVLGVSVAFTIVFGIISGPVFPTIIASALRKLPKYLHVAGVGFCVAVGGGGAALPPFINGVIANKFGPRVLGPYTVILLSLMLVMWLLILKLHPQRN from the coding sequence ATGGCAGAGAAGATTaatgctgaagaagccaGACAGAAGTCGGCTGGAGAGCTCGATTATCAGGAAAACAAACAGAATAACACAGAGACTCTAACTTTATCAGTACCTCCGTCCGACCCCGAAGATCATCTATATGACTGGAACTATCCTATTCGAAACATCTTCAGGGTTGCAGCAGGCTACTACAGCTTTATTATCTGTGGTATGAACGATTCATCAATTGGAGTTCTCATACCGACGTTAGAACCCTACTATGGATTAGACTATCTTCTTGTATCGCTTGCTTTCCTCGCACCGTTCATTGGCTACAGTATAGCAGCACTAATCTCGGATAAGATTCATAGGTTAATTGGAAGGTGTGGTGTGGGTATCATGGGCGCAAGTTGTCAAGTGATCTGCTATATAGTAGTGTGTACAGCACCACCTTTTCCTGTATTTGTTATCATGTACGGAATCGCGGGATTCGGCAATGGCTCCATCGACTCGACAGTCAATTCCTGGGTTGGAGGTCTAAAACATTCGAACGAGGCTCTCGGACTACTCCATGGGTGCTATGGTCTAGGAGGCACAATATGTCCAGCAATATTCACAGCAATGATAGGCCATGGTATAAGGTGGAACCACTGCTACTTTTTACTTATTGGCATGGGTGCAACATCAATTTTGGCATTTGCAAGTGCATTCTGGGGAGAAACGGCAGTAAAATACAAACAGGAAGTTGAAAAAGATGTCACTAATAGCATGACAGAAGAAAGGAGAGGAGATATAGAGAACTCTTCTCATGACGTTGATACTACAGTAGGTGAAGCATCGAATGACAATAAAATAATGCTGAGAGTAGTGAGCGACAGACTTGTATGGATGCTCTCTATAACTCTATTTGTATATTTGGGAGCATCAGTTTCATTTGGGGGTTGGATTTCGACATTTATGATCCAAGTACGCCACGGAGCCAAAGACAAGATGGGCTATGTCACAACAGGGTTCTGGGCAGGACTGACTGTCGGTCGCATGACACTGGGCTTTCTAGTTGGACATTTCCAAGCTGAAGATTACtttgtgatttttttcataCTAGTCTCTCTTGCCTCAGTGCTAATTGTCTGGTTGGTACCGGTGCTAGGGGTCTCAGTTGCTTTCACGATTGTTTTTGGCATCATTTCGGGTCCAGTATTTCCTACAATAATTGCATCCGCCTTAAGAAAGCTACCAAAATATCTGCACGTCGCAGGTGTTGGGTTTTGTGTTGCTGTAGGCGGCGGTGGAGCAGCACTTCCACCATTCATAAACGGCGTTATAGCTAACAAATTCGGCCCACGAGTTTTGGGCCCTTATACTGTCATCTTATTATCGCTGATGTTAGTCATGTGGCTGTTAATTCTGAAGCTTCATCCTCAGCGAAATTAA
- the SWC4 gene encoding Swc4p (Component of the Swr1p complex that incorporates Htz1p into chromatin; component of the NuA4 histone acetyltransferase complex; GO_component: GO:0035267 - NuA4 histone acetyltransferase complex [Evidence IEA]; GO_component: GO:0035267 - NuA4 histone acetyltransferase complex [Evidence IPI] [PMID 15353583]; GO_component: GO:0035267 - NuA4 histone acetyltransferase complex [Evidence IPI] [PMID 15485911]; GO_component: GO:0000812 - Swr1 complex [Evidence IDA] [PMID 14645854]; GO_component: GO:0000812 - Swr1 complex [Evidence IDA] [PMID 14690608]; GO_component: GO:0000123 - histone acetyltransferase complex [Evidence IPI] [PMID 12672825]; GO_component: GO:0005634 - nucleus [Evidence IEA,IEA]; GO_component: GO:0005634 - nucleus [Evidence IDA] [PMID 14562095]; GO_component: GO:0005634 - nucleus [Evidence IDA] [PMID 14690591]; GO_function: GO:0003677 - DNA binding [Evidence IEA]; GO_function: GO:0003677 - DNA binding [Evidence ISS] [PMID 14690591]; GO_function: GO:0003682 - chromatin binding [Evidence IEA]; GO_process: GO:0006281 - DNA repair [Evidence IEA,IEA]; GO_process: GO:0006281 - DNA repair [Evidence IDA] [PMID 16135807]; GO_process: GO:0006974 - cellular response to DNA damage stimulus [Evidence IEA]; GO_process: GO:0016568 - chromatin modification [Evidence IEA]; GO_process: GO:0016568 - chromatin modification [Evidence IPI] [PMID 12672825]; GO_process: GO:0006338 - chromatin remodeling [Evidence IEA]; GO_process: GO:0006338 - chromatin remodeling [Evidence IDA] [PMID 14645854]; GO_process: GO:0006338 - chromatin remodeling [Evidence IPI] [PMID 14690608]; GO_process: GO:0051276 - chromosome organization [Evidence IMP] [PMID 18439903]; GO_process: GO:0043968 - histone H2A acetylation [Evidence IEA]; GO_process: GO:0043967 - histone H4 acetylation [Evidence IEA]; GO_process: GO:0016573 - histone acetylation [Evidence IPI] [PMID 14690591]; GO_process: GO:0043486 - histone exchange [Evidence IPI] [PMID 16299513]; GO_process: GO:0006355 - regulation of transcription, DNA-templated [Evidence IEA]; GO_process: GO:0006351 - transcription, DNA-templated [Evidence IEA]) → MSSDVRDVLNLPSRPAPKPPVAKRQKTESAMKKMGRSTTAANKNRVWSGFKNQAREDGLVLHHWVRGAAHQEDEEYPFAKYSQSIRVPRFDRQDYDEAFADDSWSYDETCYLFGLCKEYDLRWVVIHDRYDFAKDSSNDNEKKDGQNEKAEGEDSDEKKAEKEQGSDVDSSDEADKNESKEDADADAMDVDEEEPENADVKSSDDKESSGKDDDDSSKDAAADKSNDEKKIEKTAEENQEKTGAVAAPDTQASRTIEDLKLRFYGVCRALLKLQQTRSGIALSPAEEDLYKQMKFSKSNELQRKAHLENLLKRSPAEIAEEEALVIESRKLEAAAERMLMERAELLKLLDAPQASGSIAQYQSSQGLAQLTSTLLTTDKTRKRKDATSSVPGSPSHESAEQSPVVDGSVSSVSASASTGPGASNKSSHDTPTKTKSDEKNKGKPSDGSTDKTGQRVKNEKDSEKAASATPSGGADKDKKTGAAAVAQLIQKKLTAKEEAAYGISYHDKLSPGVSLRSSKITTLKATVQAKVSGVLNELGLPSRPTMPTAKVTAKFESLQQSISVLLEAKKQLDKLDTEVRILKTQRETAK, encoded by the exons ATGTCGTCCGACGTCAGAGACGTGTTGAATTTGCCCAGCCGACCGGCACCCAAGCCGCCGGTGGCCAAACGACAGAAAACAGAGTCTGCCATGAAAAAAATGG gcagatccacaacagcagctaACAAGAACAGGGTGTGGTCGGGGTTCAAGAACCAAGCCAGAGAGGACGGTCTGGTGTTGCACCACTGGGTGCGTGGAGCAGCTCATCAGGAGGATGAGGAGTATCCGTTTGCGAAATATAGCCAGTCGATTCGCGTGCCGAGATTTGATAGACAGGATTATGACGAGGCGTTCGCGGACGACAGCTGGAGCTATGATGAGACGTGCTATTTATTCGGGTTGTGTAAAGAGTATGATTTGAGGTGGGTAGTTATCCACGACAGGTACGATTTTGCTAAGGATAGCAGTAATGACAACGAGAAGAAAGATGGCCAGAACGAAAAGGCTGAAGGTGAAGATTCTGATGAGAAGAAAGCTGAGAAAGAGCAGGGAAGCGACGTTGATAGCTCGGACGAGGCAGATAAAAACGAATCAAAAGAAGATgccgatgctgatgctatGGACgtcgatgaagaagagcctGAGAATGCAGATGTTAAGAGTTCAGACGACAAGGAGTCATCTGGGAAGGACGATGACGACAGCAGCAAAGATGCTGCAGCAGATAAATCAAATGACGAGAAGAAAATTGAGAAGACTGCTGAAGAGAACCAAGAGAAGACGggagcagtagcagcgCCAGATACACAAGCATCTCGTACAATTGAAGACCTGAAATTGCGGTTTTACGGGGTGTGCAGGGCACTGCTTAAACTCCAGCAGACTCGGTCGGGTATTGCTCTGAGTCCTGCTGAAGAGGATCTTTATAAACAAATGAAGTTTTCGAAATCGAATGAATTACAGCGTAAGGCGCATTTAGAGAATCTGCTGAAACGGAGTCCTGCAGAGATTGCTGAAGAGGAAGCACTTGTGATTGAATCACGTAAACTTGAAGCTGCAGCCGAGAGAATGTTGATGGAACGAGCCGAGCTATTGAAACTGCTGGATGCTCCACAGGCATCAGGATCAATTGCTCAGTATCAATCCAGTCAGGGTCTGGCGCAATTAACAAGTACACTGCTTACCACCGACAAAACGAGGAAACGCAAAGACGCTACCTCGTCTGTTCCTGGTAGTCCTTCACATGAGTCGGCTGAACAGTCTCCTGTAGTCGATGGATCAGTCTCATCAGTCTCAGCATCAGCGTCAACCGGACCTGGTGCCTCTAATAAGAGTTCACACGATACGCCAACTAAGACGAAATCCGATGAAAAGAATAAAGGCAAGCCATCTGATGGCAGTACTGATAAGACCGGACAACGAGTTAAGAACGAGAAAGATTCGGAAAAAGCAGCATCTGCAACACCATCTGGTGGAGCTGATAAAGACAAGAAGACTGGggcagctgctgtagcaCAACTTATTCAGAAGAAACTGACTGCTAAAGAGGAAGCGGCCTATGGTATCTCGTACCACGACAAACTGAGTCCCGGCGTGAGTTTACGATCAAGTAAAATCACCACTCTCAAAGCGACAGTTCAAGCCAAAGTCTCTGGTGTGCTTAACGAACTGGGACTGCCTTCACGACCCACAATGCCGACGGCCAAAGTCACTGCCAAATTCGAGTCTCTCCAACAATCCATCAGCGTGCTCCTCGAAGCCAAAAAACAGCTCGACAAACTCGACACCGAGGTCCGCATCCTCAAAACTCAGCGAGAAACCGCCAAATAA